Proteins encoded by one window of Lepeophtheirus salmonis chromosome 3, UVic_Lsal_1.4, whole genome shotgun sequence:
- the LOC121114364 gene encoding ubiquitin-like protein 4A: protein MKLTVKVLGGAGCEVGASESDTIEQIKEIVAQRLQVAVDHQTLLFEGRTLKDANLVKDYKLKEGSKINLIVKVAQNKDSCSSSLLSSKVKRKEETGHLNSHHKDIYSALRKYFQTEEEARRVSKAFEQALLRKLSYLSLDDMERLCYNWTHNKKIIF from the exons ATGAAGCTAACAGTTAAGGTTCTTGGTGGCGCTGGATGTGAGGTAGGTGCTTCTGAGAGCGACACAATAgaacaaataaaggaaattgtAGCTCAGAGGTTGCAAGTTGCCGTTGATCATCAAACTCTTCTCTTTGAGGGCCGGACGCTCAAAG ATGCGAACCTCGTCAAAGACTACAAATTGAAGGAAGGCTCCAAAATCAATCTCATTGTTAAAGTAGCTCAAAACAAGGACTCTTGCTCATCCTCTCTCTTATCTTCCAAAGTCAAGCGGAAAGAGGAGACGGGGCATCTCAATAGTCATCATAAGGACATCTACAGTGCTTTAAGGAAATATTTCCAAACGGAAGAAGAGGCTCGTAGAGTCTCCAAGGCATTTGAACAA GCTCTGCTTCGAAAGCTCTCCTACTTAAGTCTGGATGATATGGAACGCCTCTGTTATAATTGgactcataataaaaaaataatattttaa
- the LOC121114612 gene encoding O-glucosyltransferase rumi homolog, whose protein sequence is MFWQSTLFLNALPFFLFAHGNAEYNSYCKADGSSCRWEFYIDAFKSAHIGFSEEPCLNDCCFTQLIHDDLSHFHSIKKSDLDLARETAAHPVTYIISDGELYRSPECLFPSRCKGIEHFLHRIKKSTTANVEFVVGVHDWPHVNKYTLKSKDPIPPVFSFSKTSDYLDITYPAWTFKEGGPAISLYPKGLGEWDKMRKRILSKKVEWEKKETKAFFRGSRTSSERDNLILLSRKHPELVDAQYTKNQGWKSEKDTLGAPPAKEVALENHCKYKYLFNFRGVAASFRFKHLFLCESLVFHVGDEWTEFFYSELKPWVHYVPVSSKASIEEIKELIDFFNDNQEIAEIIAESGHDFIKRRLTNDQVQCYWKELLHQYGTLMKFNPKIDPSYIHLQ, encoded by the exons atGTTCTGGCAATCTACCCTGTTTTTGAATGCTCTCCCGTTCTTCTTATTTGCTCATGGAAATGCAGAATATAATAGCTATTGCAAAGCGGATGGTTCGTCTTGTCGTTGGGAGTTCTACATAGATGCCTTCAAATCCGCTCATATTGGCTTTTCAGAAGAGCCTTGTCTCAACGACTGCTGCTTTACTCAGCTCATTCATGATGATCTTTCTCACTTTCACAGTATAAAAAAGTCTGACTTGGATCTTGCGAGAGAAACTGCTGCACATCCtgtaacatatattataagtgATGGGGAGTTATATCGATCCCCCGAGTGTTTATTTCCATCCCGATGCAAGGGAATTGAGCATTTCCTTCATCGAATAAAGAAGAGTACGACGGCTAATGTTGAATTTGTTGTAGGAGTCCACGACTGGCCCcatgttaataaatatacactCAAATCCAAGGATCCTATTCCACccgttttttccttttcaaaaacaTCAGACTACTTGGATATTACTTACCCCGCATGGACCTTCAAAGAAGGGGGCCCCGCCATATCACTGTATCCAAAGGGACTGGGTGAATGGGATAAAATGAGAAAGCGTATACTTAGTAAGAAAGTAGAATGGGAAAAGAAAGAGACTAAAGCCTTTTTTAGAGGATCTCGAACATCGAGTGAGAGAGACAATCTCATTCTACTCTCAAGGAAACATCCCGAGCTCGTGGATGCACAATATACTAAAAATCAGGGATGGAAATCGGAAAAAGATACTTTGGGTGCACCTCCAGCCAAAGAGGTGGCTCTTGAAAATCATTGCAAATACAA ATATCTATTCAATTTCCGTGGAGTAGCTGCTAGTTTTAGATTCAAGCATCTTTTCCTTTGCGAGTCCTTAGTTTTTCATGTTGGGGATGAGTGGACGGAATTCTTTTATTCAGAATTGAAACCATGGGTTCACTATGTACCAGTTTCTTCAAAAGCATCTATAGAGGAAATCAAAgaacttattgatttttttaatgacaatcaAGAAATTGCAGAAATCATTGCGGAAAGTGGGCACGATTTTATCAAACGTAGATTAACCAACGATCAAGTTCAATGTTACTGGAAAGAACTTTTGCATCAGTATGGAactttaatgaaattcaatcCCAAGATAGATCCTTCTTATATTCATCTTCAATAG
- the LOC121114609 gene encoding membralin isoform X2 — MADVDVGLNVNNNNNNNGNTANNNVNNNNVNEDMGGGGGLGGGIPFPREGLITVQDRLLQTIFLRITLAYARACPKSLRRLFETLILLKAILCFFILIYIHFSFGRNPVSCLEEYKDSWPREGILRVEIMRGPPESYSLAQSYDKERKLQLKHRQNDELSALFRFLEHYFYGAQQGQSTEARSKSNDLEILNEENSSNSTNSSNLQNATENSEEVLSQSESETEYPSLEEEIAELEHANNDFVWPEDEYIFEYSSEHGFLRLPPATREKLNITVKLVVLDPQKNTCFGDSFSQLILQNFLGYDDVLISSIKSLAEHEDNKGFLRNVVSSAHYHFVSRWTSSSSYLLAFLVMMAFTMSISTLSRYSQHQIFVFIMELLQRLEFNTAVTFQAAPLLTEILAFVGMEAIMSEFFEDSTTAFYIILIVWVADQYDAICCRTAITKKYWLRFFYLYHLSFYAYHYRFNGQYSGLALVTMWLFTQHSMIYFFHHYELPVILQQVQFQNFIPRESGAPIFRAERLQQTFNNNNNNNDILLNNNNLQPQQIPALRRLRGFNFSGFRFRFGVIFQTHRQQATAEFTTQPQQQAEPPVSPSPTNDSPSTNSPENETPSESRDVGIEPVSIDSEVIEEGAVAAGGEVPFSTESTDSKDSKCDILSSTE, encoded by the exons ATGGCGGACGTGGATGTCGGACTCAatgtcaacaacaacaacaacaacaatggGAATACTGCTAATAACAacgtgaataataataatgtgaatGAGGACATGGGTGGAGGCGGTGGGTTGGGCGGGGGTATTCCCTTTCCTCGTGAAGGGTTGATCACCGTCCAGGATCGTCTTTTGCAGACAATATTTTTACGCATCACTTTGGCTTATGCACGTGCCTGCCCCAAGTCGCTTCGTCGACTCTTTGAAACCCTCATTCTCTTAAAAGCCATTCTCTGCTTCTTCATTCTGATTTACATCCACTTCAGCTTTGGGCGGAATCCCGTGTCCTGTCTGGAGGAGTACAAGGACTCTTGGCCCAGAGAAGGGATTCTACGAGTGGAGATCATGCGAGGGCCTCCAGAGTCCTATTCTCTCGCTCAGTCCTATGACAAAGAACGGAAGTTGCAGCTCAAGCATCGGCAAAACGATGAACTCTCCGCTCTCTTTCG GTTTTTGGAGCATTATTTCTATGGGGCTCAGCAGGGGCAAAGCACTGAGGCTCGCTCTAAAAGTAATGACTTGGAAATTTTAAACGAAGAAAATAGTAGCAACAGCACGAATTCCTCGAATCTTCAAAATGCCACCG agAATAGCGAGGAGGTATTGTCTCAGAGCGAAAGTGAAACAGAATATCCCTCACTTGAAGAAGAAATAGCGGAGTTAGAGCATGCCAATAATGACTTTG TTTGGCCAgaagatgaatatatttttgaatatagttcTGAACATGGATTTCTTCGTCTCCCTCCGGCTACTCGAGAGAAATTGAATATTACTGTAAAATTAGTCGTCTTGGATCCACAAAAGAACACCTGCTTTGGAGACTCCTTCTCCCAATTGATACTACAAAACTTTTTGGGCTATGATGATGTTCTCATTTCTTCGATAAAAAGTCTTGCTGAGCACGAAGATAACAAGGGATTTTTGAG gaACGTTGTGAGTTCTGCACATTACCATTTTGTTAGTCGATGGACATCCAGCTCATCTTACTTGCTGGCTTTTCTAGTCATGATGGCGTTT ACGATGTCGATATCAACTCTCTCACGCTACTCTCAGCATCAAATATTCGTTTTTATAATGGAATTGTTACAAAGACTTGAGTTTAATACAGCAGTTACTTTTCAAGCAGCACCTTTGTTGACTGAAATATTAGCCTTCGTTG GAATGGAAGCCATCATGTCAGAGTTTTTTGAGGACTCTACTACagctttttatataattttgattgtttGGGTTGCTGATCAGTATGATGCAATTTGCTGCAG AACGGCTATAACAAAGAAATATTGGTTGcgttttttctatttgtaccATTTGTCTTTCTATGCCTACCATTATCGATTTAATGGACAATACTCAGGTCTGGCTTTAGTAACAATGTGGCTCTTTACTCAG CACTCCATGATTTACTTTTTCCATCACTATGAGCTACCCGTCATTCTACAGCAAGTGCAATTTCAAAACTTCATTCCTCGGGAAAGTGGAGCTCCTATATTTCGTGCTGAACGCCTTCAACAAAcattcaacaacaacaataataacaacGACATTTTGCTGAACAACAATAATTTGCAACCTCAGCAAATCCCTGCTTTAAGGCGCCTAAGAGGCTTCAACTTTAGTGGATTTCGCTTTCGATTCGgtgttatttttcaaacacatcGTCAACAGGCAACTGCTGAGTTTACAACTCAACCACAGCAGCAGGCAGAGCCGCCGGTGTCTCCTTCCCCTACAAACGATTCCCCATCAACGAATTCCCCGGAGAATGAGACTCCTTCGGAGAGTAGAGATGTAGGCATCGAACCTGTTTCTATAGATAGTGAAGTAATTGAGGAAGGTGCAGTCGCTGCTGGAGGGGAAGTGCCTTTTTCAACAGAATCTACGGACTCTAAAGATTcaaaatgtgatattttatcATCCACAGAGTAA
- the LOC121114609 gene encoding membralin isoform X1, which translates to MADVDVGLNVNNNNNNNGNTANNNVNNNNVNEDMGGGGGLGGGIPFPREGLITVQDRLLQTIFLRITLAYARACPKSLRRLFETLILLKAILCFFILIYIHFSFGRNPVSCLEEYKDSWPREGILRVEIMRGPPESYSLAQSYDKERKLQLKHRQNDELSALFRYFSGSGFLEHYFYGAQQGQSTEARSKSNDLEILNEENSSNSTNSSNLQNATENSEEVLSQSESETEYPSLEEEIAELEHANNDFVWPEDEYIFEYSSEHGFLRLPPATREKLNITVKLVVLDPQKNTCFGDSFSQLILQNFLGYDDVLISSIKSLAEHEDNKGFLRNVVSSAHYHFVSRWTSSSSYLLAFLVMMAFTMSISTLSRYSQHQIFVFIMELLQRLEFNTAVTFQAAPLLTEILAFVGMEAIMSEFFEDSTTAFYIILIVWVADQYDAICCRTAITKKYWLRFFYLYHLSFYAYHYRFNGQYSGLALVTMWLFTQHSMIYFFHHYELPVILQQVQFQNFIPRESGAPIFRAERLQQTFNNNNNNNDILLNNNNLQPQQIPALRRLRGFNFSGFRFRFGVIFQTHRQQATAEFTTQPQQQAEPPVSPSPTNDSPSTNSPENETPSESRDVGIEPVSIDSEVIEEGAVAAGGEVPFSTESTDSKDSKCDILSSTE; encoded by the exons ATGGCGGACGTGGATGTCGGACTCAatgtcaacaacaacaacaacaacaatggGAATACTGCTAATAACAacgtgaataataataatgtgaatGAGGACATGGGTGGAGGCGGTGGGTTGGGCGGGGGTATTCCCTTTCCTCGTGAAGGGTTGATCACCGTCCAGGATCGTCTTTTGCAGACAATATTTTTACGCATCACTTTGGCTTATGCACGTGCCTGCCCCAAGTCGCTTCGTCGACTCTTTGAAACCCTCATTCTCTTAAAAGCCATTCTCTGCTTCTTCATTCTGATTTACATCCACTTCAGCTTTGGGCGGAATCCCGTGTCCTGTCTGGAGGAGTACAAGGACTCTTGGCCCAGAGAAGGGATTCTACGAGTGGAGATCATGCGAGGGCCTCCAGAGTCCTATTCTCTCGCTCAGTCCTATGACAAAGAACGGAAGTTGCAGCTCAAGCATCGGCAAAACGATGAACTCTCCGCTCTCTTTCGGTATTTTTCGGGTAGTGG GTTTTTGGAGCATTATTTCTATGGGGCTCAGCAGGGGCAAAGCACTGAGGCTCGCTCTAAAAGTAATGACTTGGAAATTTTAAACGAAGAAAATAGTAGCAACAGCACGAATTCCTCGAATCTTCAAAATGCCACCG agAATAGCGAGGAGGTATTGTCTCAGAGCGAAAGTGAAACAGAATATCCCTCACTTGAAGAAGAAATAGCGGAGTTAGAGCATGCCAATAATGACTTTG TTTGGCCAgaagatgaatatatttttgaatatagttcTGAACATGGATTTCTTCGTCTCCCTCCGGCTACTCGAGAGAAATTGAATATTACTGTAAAATTAGTCGTCTTGGATCCACAAAAGAACACCTGCTTTGGAGACTCCTTCTCCCAATTGATACTACAAAACTTTTTGGGCTATGATGATGTTCTCATTTCTTCGATAAAAAGTCTTGCTGAGCACGAAGATAACAAGGGATTTTTGAG gaACGTTGTGAGTTCTGCACATTACCATTTTGTTAGTCGATGGACATCCAGCTCATCTTACTTGCTGGCTTTTCTAGTCATGATGGCGTTT ACGATGTCGATATCAACTCTCTCACGCTACTCTCAGCATCAAATATTCGTTTTTATAATGGAATTGTTACAAAGACTTGAGTTTAATACAGCAGTTACTTTTCAAGCAGCACCTTTGTTGACTGAAATATTAGCCTTCGTTG GAATGGAAGCCATCATGTCAGAGTTTTTTGAGGACTCTACTACagctttttatataattttgattgtttGGGTTGCTGATCAGTATGATGCAATTTGCTGCAG AACGGCTATAACAAAGAAATATTGGTTGcgttttttctatttgtaccATTTGTCTTTCTATGCCTACCATTATCGATTTAATGGACAATACTCAGGTCTGGCTTTAGTAACAATGTGGCTCTTTACTCAG CACTCCATGATTTACTTTTTCCATCACTATGAGCTACCCGTCATTCTACAGCAAGTGCAATTTCAAAACTTCATTCCTCGGGAAAGTGGAGCTCCTATATTTCGTGCTGAACGCCTTCAACAAAcattcaacaacaacaataataacaacGACATTTTGCTGAACAACAATAATTTGCAACCTCAGCAAATCCCTGCTTTAAGGCGCCTAAGAGGCTTCAACTTTAGTGGATTTCGCTTTCGATTCGgtgttatttttcaaacacatcGTCAACAGGCAACTGCTGAGTTTACAACTCAACCACAGCAGCAGGCAGAGCCGCCGGTGTCTCCTTCCCCTACAAACGATTCCCCATCAACGAATTCCCCGGAGAATGAGACTCCTTCGGAGAGTAGAGATGTAGGCATCGAACCTGTTTCTATAGATAGTGAAGTAATTGAGGAAGGTGCAGTCGCTGCTGGAGGGGAAGTGCCTTTTTCAACAGAATCTACGGACTCTAAAGATTcaaaatgtgatattttatcATCCACAGAGTAA
- the Ifrd1 gene encoding interferon-related developmental regulator 1, producing MPKKSKKNLSKPSGRDYPVSDDDSVFNDNASVISQLSDISCPTKDEGFLGGTETLEDNEEIYEEKIKEAMDLATQKSANGRVQALDGLCKAFSKKYLPYFIEDRHLTITDIIERALKKGKGSEQVAAANLASSLCIQLGPSSASEDVYNSLRPTFLTTLNDNSNSSKARAAIATSMGICCFLAGGEIAEVVNVMTAMEKIFMSPKKGDLNADSYILHTAAVSSWSLLMTMLPSDRGYSMLDSHMNDLGLLLESPDVDMRISVGEAIVILFQCAEVHDEDATFESVESLCDSLRDLATDSAKHRSKKDRKEQRSSFRDILKTIEQGQEYYEKISVNTREVIHIDSWSVKKQYDSLCKVLLSGVNLHLTENELIRDIFGLGAPLPVISALSMNKPSKYEKHLVNSQAFKHRTKTRGKERDKRSAIV from the exons ATGCCTAAAAAGTCAAAGAAGAATTTGTCAAAGCCATCAG GTAGAGACTATCCGGTCTCTGATGATGATTCCGTCTTTAATGATAATGCCTCTGTTATTTCCCAACTTTCTGATATATCATGTCCAACAAAGGACGAAGGGTTTCTCGGAG GAACTGAGACCCTTGAAGACAACGAAGAAATCTATGAAGAAAAGATAAAGGAAGCCATGGATCTGGCCACGCAAAAATCCGCCAATGGACGCGTTCAGGCTCTTGATGGACTATGCAAGGCCTTTTCGAAGAAATATCTTCCTTACTTTATTGAGGACCGTCATTTGACCATCACAGATATCATTGAAAGGGccttaaaaaaagggaaagggAGCGAACAAGTGGCAGCTGCCAATTTAGCAAGTTCTCTTTGCATTCAGCTGGGACCCTCTAGCGCCTCTGAAGATGTCTACAATAGCCTACGCCCCACTTTTCTCACTACCCTAAACGATAACTCAAATTCCAGCAAGGCAAGAGCCGCCATTGCCACTTCCATGggtatttgttgttttttggctGGTGGTGAAATAGCAGAAGTTGTGAATGTAATGACTgctatggaaaaaatattcatgtctCCAAAGAAGGGAGATCTGAATGCTGATTCTTACATCCTGCATACTGCGGCCGTGTCTTCTTGGAGCTTACTCATGACCATGCTACCATCTGATCGTGGATATTCCATGCTAGATAG TCACATGAATGACTTGGGCCTCCTTCTGGAGTCTCCTGATGTGGATATGAGGATTTCCGTGGGTGAGGCCATTGTGATTCTCTTTCAGTGTGCAGAGGTTCATGACGAGGATGCCACATTTGAAAGTGTAGAGTCTCTTTGCGATAGCTTGAGAGACCTTGCCACAGACTCTGCTAAACACCGTTCTAAGAAAGACCGTAAAGAACAGAGATCCTCATTTAGGGATATACTTAAAACCATCGAACAAGGCCAggaatattatgaaaaaatttccgTCAACACCCGTGAAGTTATACACATTGATAGTTGGTCGGTTAAAAAGCAGTACGACTCTTTGTGTAAAGTGTTACTATCTGGAGTAAACTTACATTTAACAGAAAATGAGCTCATTCGAGATATATTTGGTTTGGGAGCCCCCCTTCCTGTTATTTCCGCTTTGAGCATGAATAAACCCTCTAAATATGAAAAG CATCTTGTCAACAGTCAAGCATTCAAACACCGAACAAAAACTCGAGGAAAAGAAAGGGATAAACGCTCAGCTATTGTCTAA
- the LOC121114615 gene encoding uncharacterized protein yields the protein MTFDRRILSLSFLVLSLGSTLVEPHHQGNRRRSIHDLEDTNDGFINWEERCFKRGGRPVLNAWLSSQEELVYCIMQNFDFEEIQKELFLSKSGKGVNSDMFQSYCGQPMARSLPCVKNFLEASSQCLEEEEQNSLNVTMSMIESAVKFICHKRARRISLFLLSNGMECLKDHASAISTCINTSIPEILHMNNQKRFDLIVFNHRNCQKIDQIRHCIEKEMFKCPNPEPLRLLENFMSTIRKKTHCHRVSKYSLLSGSERTNSPSSPLIFLFFLLHYFLGLFFSKSDNDWWRGGLL from the exons ttGAGCCTCACCACCAAGGGAACAGACGGAGAAGCATTCATGACCTTGAAGATACGAATGATGGGTTCATTAATTGGGAAGAGAG ATGCTTCAAAAGGGGTGGTAGACCCGTTTTAAATGCTTGGCTAAGCTCTCAAGAGGAATTAGTCTATTGCATAATGCAAAACTTTGATTTTGAAGAGATTCAAAAGGAATTATTCCTTTCGAAAAGTGGAAAAGGTGTGAATAGTGATATGTTTCAAAGCTACTGTGG TCAACCCATGGCTCGGAGCCTTCCATGTGTGAAAAATTTCCTAGAAGCCTCTAGTCAATGcttagaagaagaagaacagAACTCACTCAACGTTACAATGTCAATGATTGAATCTGCTGTCAAGTTTATTTGTCATAAGAGAGCGAGACGCATTTCAT TGTTCCTTCTCTCAAATGGAATGGAGTGTCTAAAGGATCACGCAAGTGCCATATCCACCTGCATCAATACATCCATTCCTGAGATTCTTCATATGAATAATCAAAAACGATTTGATCTCATTGTATTTAACCATAGAAACTGTCA aaaaattgacCAGATCCGTCATTGTATTGAAAAGGAAATGTTCAAATGTCCAAATCCAGAGCCACTACGACTCCTAGAAAACTTTATGTCAACCATACGAAAAAAGACACACTGTCATCGAGTCTCTAAGTACTCTCTCCTCTCTGGATCAGAAAGAACCAACTCTCCGTCATCCCCACTCATATTTCTCTTTTTCCTTCTTCACTACTTTCTCGGACTATTTTTTAGCAAATCGGACAATGATTGGTGGAGAGGAGGACTTTTATGA